AATTATTGATCCAATGTGCATGCCCTGCTGTTACAATAAACTTTGAACCATGATTTCCCCCcccctcattttctttttaggCCACCAAAAATTAGAAACACCTCTTGGTagaacaaaatataatttaatggCACCACAAGCACCAAAGTGATCACAAAGTTGAATCAACACATCTAAATTGCTTAACAAATACTCTACATTATATTCTTCATCATGTTAAGATTTATTACAGCAATGTTTTACGCTGGTGGTGTGGCAGTTTTAGTTTGACGTTCTGACAAAAGATATGATAAGCCTTAGTTCAGTTTTAGATTATAACACAACAACCAGAACCCTTGGATGAATACATTCTGTAGCTCATTTATTCTGCATCTAAAGGTGTATTTCCACATGTCCatccacactgctgctgctctcctctgATGAAAACCTGGGTGCTGCATCTTGTGAATGGGCTGCACCAAAAACAATATCAACTGATAATTTCGTCATTGTGCCCATTCCTGTCTTTAGTCCAGACTGCATACAGAGCGTTGGACCTGAAGTCAAACTGTATTTAAAGACAAAGACATGGGAGGCAGTTAGAGGTAATACTGTATAATGTAGTTAGTTTTGTAGTTTGGTTAAGCCTCACATCTCttattagaaataaaaaataggcataacattaaaaaataatggcTCACCTCTGGCTGTTTCTCCTCTGCCTTTGTTTTCTGTGCTTGCAGTATTTTGCCTAAGTAGAGATAATGCGGTTATGCAAATATTTACCTTTACATTATGACTTTACCTATTATGTTTTTCAAATTACTATAAATGTTTTTCCTCATAATTAATAAGAATTCTTACCTTTGCATTTAAAAGCAGCTGCAACACTACCACAGACCAACACAACACTGAGGACACCCAGAACAAGCCACTGCCACTGGACCCCACGAGCTGTAGAGTTTGCTACAGGCCCTAATAAGGGGAGATACAGTGCTCATATTTATCACCATGGTAAAAGCCGGCACAAGTTATcacttgtttaaaatgtttttacagtcaTGTCTACCTGCAGCCCCTCTTCTTCCACTGTTCCTAGCTGCAGAGTGAGACAGACTGTGTTCCTTGTAGTTGTAGCCCAGACTCTGAGTGTCTCTGCCCCAGTAGTAGTTGTTGGTGCGTAGAGGGAAGAAGGGAGCCATGTAGGCCTGAGCTCTCTGGGCAGGATGGACGTGGTCAGTGTCGTGGTAGGTCGCTTCTCCATGGTCCTGCAGCCACGTCTCGAGGAGCCTGATGACCGTTTACACAACGCAGAGGACAGAAGTGAACTCAAATACACGACAACACTGGATGAGAAGAGATTACTAAAGTGATttcaatagaaaaaaaaacaatccaggGTCAtaatttttgtgtaaaaatacattctgcAGCTAACAAGGCAATAGCAGCCTGCATTCCAAAGGCGCACCTGTATTATTCCCAAATTCTTGCTTTGTGTTGCTATTCCTCTGCTGCAGAGGAAGCTATAGGAAACTTAATACCAAGACACTGTATCTTCGAAAGATATACACTCTTAACTGTAGAAGCCAAATAAAAGCCTAGGTATTTTTACACTAGAAACTCCTAATTGTTAAAAAACTCCCAATAAAAAGTGAATCTTTCCTTTAATATGCGTTTTATGAGGTAAAACTTAAAACCGACTTGTCAATGAAGGTGTGATGCAGCGTGAATATGGGATCATTGGCTGCAGTAGGAACATTGTGCCATTCAAGTATCTGTGGACCAGGTTATGCATTGATGCATTCAGGTCCCTGGAATCACTGGGAAACTCAAAACCTGAAAGCACAGAGAAATATATTTGTAGTATATTTACAATTTACTTGCCCTGTTTTTGCTCATGAtttcaatattttacttttGCAAGTggcaaattaaatttaaattaaaagatCTAATTAGTGTATCAGGCAATTAAATCTACCCTCCAGTTTGTTCCTGAAGCTGTTCCAAGATGTCTTGTCAAATGGAGGAGTATCAAAAAGTGCTGTTGCCATTGTGTCTTCAGCATTGGCAGCGACTGGGAGTGTTTTATACACTGGATTCTTTTCGGGGTTGTGGATCAGGTGTGTAGGACCATCGGCGTCAGAGTGAATGCAGATTATACTGAGACTCTCCTGATATGGACATATGGTCTGTGGAGAAAAGTAAGAGAAAGACATGAGTAAGAAGAAGAGGAAGTTGAAGCATCTGGCAAAGACTGAGAAGGACATCTTACTTTCCATTTTGAGAAGAGGGAAGTGCTGTCTATGAGTCCATCTTGCCCAACTCCGCCAAAGTACTCATTGGTGCAGATGTTGCAGTGGTTGGTTCTGGTCCAGTCCCAATATGGGATGTAGAAATCCTGGTTCCCAGTGAGCTCCCTCATCTCTCCCTCAATAAAGAGTAGAAACACTCGGTGCCAGAAGATAAAGGCAGGGGCCCTATGTGCAGCATTATTTTCAGAGCCGGCGGAGCTCTTAGCTGAGTAGTAGTGCATCCATACGTACAGATCATAGACATTTGTGTTGTGAAATACATAGTTCCCCTCCACGGTTGTGTCATTGCTCGTAAGGATCATATAGCGGCCGCTGGGGCTCTGTTTTGCCTGGTGCAGGCTTCAAAAAAAGGTCTCCTTCTCAGAATCACTCAGATCTGTTATCTCTTTCCTCTCCACATGGTGCCTCTGTAGACACTGGCCTGTCCAGCCAGGGAGACACTGATTACAGTCGTATCCATCGTAGTTTCCCCAGCAGGTACACACTGAATCATAAAAGACACGAGGCCAGTCAACCCAGTAGTCCACTGGTTTTGGGAGAACTCTTGCCGGATGTGGTGCACAGACTCCTCAACCTGAGCTAAACCCAGAAGGAGATCCATTCTAGAGGGGGCAACACGTTCGAGTTTGGAGAGCCTCAGGTGTCGTGCAGGGACGTGGAAACTGAGCCTCCACACCTCTGAGGCTTGCCATGTATAACAGAAGCCAAAACagctggaacaacagcaacatGGTGTAAGAGATGGATTGCTGCATCACCTAAGTCCCCATAAAACATCAGGAGGAGCATCCTGTCAGTGGCAGCTTCCTTTTAAAGGGTAAATGTCGTAAGAGCCTGATGGTACTGCTGCAATATTGGTACATATAGACATTTCTGTGAAGGTTCCAATGTATAGTCCAAACATCTCTTACACAAGACAGCGTGTTGCATAACTGTTCAGTCTGACTGGTCCCTGCCTTCCACTATGGGCACTGTTTTATggttaaattttacatttaactgTGTCAACACAAGATCTAAAAGTTTATCTGGTTTGGTCAGAGAGGACAGAgtcctgtgtgtctgtcagtgtttgaatatatgacaaagacaaagcaagagaagaaagaagggaggaaaacagacaaatgtaacAATGAACACCGAAGAGGTATTGATCACTAATGGAGCTGAACAGCTGTCCTTTTCTTGAACATGTCCACATGTTGTCACTCACCGTATGATGTCCACTAACATAACAGACTGCCATAATGCAGAGGGCAGTAACGCTAGTATGTACGTTTTTATAGCATTTTATTCAGGACAGGAAACATATCAGTTGCTCACTGCCTGCATTTCAGTCCTCTGGTAGTGTCTCAATCTGCCAGTAGGGGCCAGTGATGATCTGGCAGCTTTGTCCACAACTTACTTCAAAAATCGCTTCTGGATCAAGTTGGTATCTTTAAAGGTCTTCCAGAAAAAGTCCTCAAACTGTCTTCAGAGTTTGACGTGAATAATGTATATTAGAAGAACAAACATAAGCAAAGAATCAAGACCTTAACAGTCTAAACAATGCTGGAAAACCACAACCCattctttttttgaaagatcAATCTGAACATTTCTGCCCCCATTATGTTTGAATTCAGTCAAATGTGAGGGTGTTTGACCAGATCAGGGTGAATTTCTTCCAGTTGATGCATTTTATTAATGAACTATTTTATGGGTTGTAATTTTACAGGTTCACATAGAATTATTCTTTCTTGTACTTAAATCTAATTTAATCATTGTATTTTCAGTTgtcatttgttcagtttttaaaatccCACAACACCCTCACATGTTGGTAAATACCCTTATTTAAAATAGGCAGTGTTATATTAGGCACTAACCaagtttttaaatcaaaaaaagcaaatttaatCACTGAAGACATCCTTCAGTTGCTTCACAATGgttttgttttgagttgtttcAGCTGCCCATTAAGCTTCTCAGAGTTGTGTTAGATTTGAAGTCAGGACCTCACACTGACAAACAGCAGTGTCAGCAGCTTGTGTGGTTACACAATTGcagttcagtgtgttttatacagtgccttgtgaaagtattcggcccccttgaacttttcaacctttgccacatttcaggtttcaaacataaagatataaaattttaattttttgtcaagaatcaacaacaagtgggacacaatcgtgaagtggaacgaaatttattggatattttaaactttaacaaataaaaacctgaaaagtggggcgtgcaatattattcggcccccttgcattaatactttgtagcgccaccttttgctgcaattacagctgcaagtcacttggggtatgtctatcagttttgcacatcgagagactgaaattcttgcccattcttccttgcaaaacagctcgagctcagtgaggttggatggagagcgtttgtgaacagcagtcttcagctctgcccacagattctccattggattcaggtctggactttgacttggccattctaacacctggatatgtttatttgtgaaccattccattgtagatttggctttatgttttggatcattgtcctgttggaagataaatctctgtcccagtctcaggtcttttgcagactccaacaggttttcttccagaatggtcctgtatttggctccattcatcttcccatcaattttaaccatcttccctgtccctgctgaagaaaagcaggcccaaaccatgaggctgccaccaccatgtttgacagtggggatggtgtgttcagggtgatgagctgtgttgcttctacgccaaacatatcgttttgcattgtggccaaaaagttcgattttggttttaTCTGatcagagcaccttcttccacatgtctggtgtgtctcccaggtggcttgtggcaaacttcaaacgagacttcttatggatatctttgagaaatggctttcttcttgccactatTCCATagaggccagatttgtgcagtgtacgactgattgttgtcctatggacagactctcccacctcagctgtagatctctgcagttcatccagagtgatcatgggcctcttggctgcatctctgatcagtcttctccttgttggaggtgaaagtttagagggacggctgggtcttggtagatttgcagtggtctgatactccttccatttcaatatgattgcttgcacagtgctccttgagatgtttaaagcttgggaaatctttttgtatccaaatccggctttaagcttctccacaacagtatctcagacctgcctggtgtgttccttggtcttcatgatgctctctgcactttacacagaaccctgagactatcacagagcaggtgcatttatacggagacttgattacacacaggtggattctatttatcatcatcagtcatttaggacaacactggatccttcagagatcctcactgaacttctggagtgagtttgctgcactgaaagtaaaggggccaaataatattgcacaccccacttttcagttttttatttgttaaaaaaagtataaaatatccaataaatttcatttttgacacCTGAGAGCTCTGGAGCTTGTCTCGCTTCCTGGGTTGTTGGACCTTTTGGTCCTTAGACCTCATAAAGTGGCCAGATAAGGAGTTTAATGTGGTTTGAGCTATAAATGGTCAAAGAAGTGACAAGTTCATCTTCTGCTGTCAAACAAGGAAGTTTTGGTTCGATTGTaattgggtcaatatataattgagggacttttgaagttcatAGGACatattttacatgcatttttattaaaagtaaaacaaaaaaataatgtttttatgttcattatgattatgtctttacaaattccataattatatAGTATGGAAACAGTCACTtattaatataaaaaatgactgaatatcactaaaatgtcaactaaaatAATCGTCTGAATTTAGTAACAACCACCTTgtaattatccatccattctctatacaccactttgtcctcactagggtcgcggggggtgctggagcctatcccagctgactcgggcgaaggcaggggacaccctggacaggtcgccagtctgttgcagggctacacatacagacaaacaatcacactcacattcacacctacgggcaatttagaaaaatcaattaacctcagcatatttttggactgtgggaggaagccggagtacccggagaaaacccacgcatgcacagggagaacatgcaaactccatgcagaaagatcccaggcccaccccgggattttaACCtgggatgttcttgctgcaaggctaaagtgctaaccactaacaccactgtgcagccccaggtcctaagtaaaaaaaaaaaaaaaaaaaaaaaaaaagtaatcaaTGAACATAATCTGAGATGGAGGAACAACTCAAATGATAGATACTGACACTCCTAAGATTGCACCTGGAGTAGCGCTGTCTTTATACCAAGgacaaatatttcatttttgtgtgtggtCCTTGACATTTTGTAGACTTTTTTGTGGGCAGAGGTCCACTCTTTCAGTGTATCAGCTAAACtaaagtaaaattttaaaagcAAAGAGGTGGCGATTTCATTTATTCCTCATGACAGTGAGGGAaaagcagctgatttttttttttctgtctcaagTCATTTAGAAAATATAAGtgatatacagtatgtgtgatgttttgtagaaatttgtgcttttattttgaaaaactctGGCAGCATTTCCTCTTCTGACAGGAAACTCTGCAGTGATGGCAGCGACCTTGTAGACAGCGTGGAGTTCATAGTGATTTAAGTCTAAAATGCTCGTATATGAACCACATAAAGTGATAGTTTGGTGTTTATAGTGGACACTTGAACGTTAACATCATGTTTTCCCTCATGAAAGCAGCAGTCGGAGGACTGACCGGAGTCTGCAGAGTCAACGGTTATAAACAAGGTAATGTAAGCTAGCTTACGTTAAGTTCGCTCCACAAAAGCAGTTATCTCTTGTGTTTGCATAATTTTTTAACTCCTCTGTGTTGTACAAGaaccatttcagtcattttaaaccaGTTAAAATAGCTGCAAGATACCAGTTCAACTCATGTAATGTCATTTTCTACGAGCCAGAAAGTGACCGCATCAACTcattgtgactgaaatgttaTTAAAGCATCAAAATGACTTGTTTTCATTCGGGAGTCATAGTTTAGAGAAAAAATATATGACAATCGCAACaggatgatttttaaaatattatatataatatataatcaTGTTAATTCCAATGTTACCGTAGATATTAATCATACCAAACACATACAGCCTAAACATCAGAGACAACACTATACTTTTTTTCCAGTCATCAAGGGCTGCAACtgacatttattttcaatgttgattaaattcttgtttaatttattaattttttgtttgtaaaatctcagaaaatgggaaaatattcacatttaatatgCTGGACTTTGAAAATTAAGACTTTTTTCccataaaaatgactcaaacctgTTTATGAATTATCAGAATAGTTGGCAATTAGTTTAAAAGCTTACAACTGATCAATTAATAGTTGTGTATTTGTACGTTAGGCCTGTTTGATTCAGATAAAAGCATCAGTAGATTAGAAGAAGCTGGGGGAGAATCAGTTTTTCGCAGAAGATCACTTTTTGGAACCAGTGCTGCTTAGTTgccattaaaacacattatgaaattaaaataaatacagctttaaaatgtcaaaagcagTGCTAAGGATTAGCCCGTGCACTCAACATGACATTATGAAAGTTATAGTTACTAattaaaagttacaaaaatacatAAGCCCAGTGATTTCAAAACGCTGTTTATTGTGGCTCAAAAATGGCAAAGCCTCAATGAAGAGACATGCAGGAACAGTGGTTTAGAAAAAAGGCTACATTCATTGAAGACAAATGAACATCCTGACAAAGCTGGGCATCATTAAACTATTACTCTGCTTTATTCTGTGTGGAGACACAAGTTTGGAAATGTCATAACAccgcttgttttttttttgtttagtttattaGCAACGCCTACACAACATGTCTTCAACATTGATAattttgcttgcattttatTATAGTGGTTAAATGTTCACAATATCCTCAAAGACATGGAAAAAAGATCTTACAATAATTCCATACATACaataaattatgtttaaaaatatgttgtaataaaacaaaacattctaaATTGACACTAGATGTGATGTGAAGCAAATCAATATCATTGGTAACATGACAGTTCTATTTAAGGCAGAGGTTTTCAAAACATTATTAAAAGATGTCTAATTTGCTGTTTTATGCCTTTTTTATGCAGGTCCTTTGCTCTGTCACTTGAAAGTCCTCGTTGCTGGCCTGCAGACGTATGAAATCCCACCAGACTACAGTGGTAGTTATTCATCTTCTTCTCAATCATTTGTGACTTTGTAAATTTCTAAagtttgtatttgtgtattaTTCAGTGTAAGACACGAGCTGTATGCTTGCAAACAACAAACATATGTTTTTACTGCACTCTACGTTTGTTCTTGTCTTTGCCTTTATTGAATTTAAATGTTCATGTTTCCCTTATTTCTTAGTGTCCTTGGTTTGtgatagttgtttttttttttttccctctgaagATGTGGTGCTGCCAGCGAAGCCCAAACTGAAGTTTATGAACAAGGTGCCTAACTTAAAAAGACCCAGGAGAGAACCGAAAAAGCTGCGGGATATCCAGGGCCCAACTAAGGGAGCAGATTCCTTCACTACAGGACAGTACGGTATTGTGGTGAGTGCGTTAATTTTCTGAAGTTGAAATATCTGACAGTTGTGTGCAACATTCAAGCCTGTGAAGATTGTCTTATCATCGGTGTAAGTAAACCTACTGTCACTGTATTACAAATATATACAGCCTTCTGTTATGTATTTCACAATCCTTACAGGGTATCTGAACAAGACCTGTGATTCGAATATTATCTATAACTAAGATAATTTCCTGTCTTGTTGCAAGATCCATTGGCTTTGACTGGAGAAATTAAGTGTGTAGTCAGACCATGACATTTAATATGGCATCCCTCTTTCTCTATCTCTGTCTGTTATGCAGGCCTTGGGAGGGGGCTACCTCCATTGGGGTCATATAGAGATGATCCGTCTGACCATCAACCGCAAGATGGATGCCCGGACAATGTTTGCCCAGTGGTGCATCAATGGCCCGTATAAGCCCATCACACGTAAAAGTCTGGGTCAACGCATGGGCGGCGGCAAAGGAGCCATCAACCACTATGTGACACCAGTACGTTACGGCCGTTTAATCGTGGAAGTGGGAGGAAAGGTGGAGCTGGGGGAGGTTCAGCACATCTTGACTGAAGTGGCAAAGAAGCTACCGTTCCCTGCCCAGGTGAGATATCAGATGCAGCCTGCATTCCAAACATCTGTCGCTGTCTGTAGTGTGAAATGAGCGGTCATGTCTGTGCACTCCCTGATGATCAGGCTTGTTTATGCTTGTGCTAGACAACGTGACAATATGAGATGTAATAGTGCAGATGGTGGgtcagaaaatgaaacagaatgtAGTAGGATGTCCTGGTGTTTTTGGCTTGCTGTATTCATACCATGCATGGCTAAAGCTCTTGGCCTCAccaaataaacacaacagaagaaaaattgttttttgctttagttttcaACGTATCTCCTTTAACTTCAGTGTACGTGGTTCGTGGACGTTGAAGCTTTGCTATCCCATCATGTTAGAAGATCACATCTTGATCCTTCAGATGCTCCTCAACAACATGCACGACTTTATCATCACTCCAAAAATGGTGACCATTCAAGTGGGCTTTCAGTCTGGGAAACAGAAGTCAGATGGTGCAGGTTGAGTGACTAAGGTGCATAAGACAacagttcaaagccacatttggctgctttGGCCACCTGTGCTGTGTCGATGCATGCATTGACCTGGAGCAACAGCAGTCAGCTCAAGACTGTCCTCtccttgcaaaaaaaaaaaacccaaacttgCCCAGTATGAGAACATTTTGAAATACTCTCATATTgggccaaaaaaaaatatttttctggtTTCGTACACAGTATGGTAGCATGGGTACAGGAATTCACCCACAATGGCACTCAGTTGGCACATCAACCTGTCTAtattcagtgttatttttttacatcttaACCTTCATGCAGTGCTATTGTAGGGCCGTTGTGTTACACTGCATTACTTTTATCTCTGTGCCCAATGTACTGAAAGCGGATTATGTACAAATTTTGAAGGAAAAAGTAGACCCAGGAAATTTATAGAATTCTATTTTACTCTGAATGAGAGATGACTTCTTATAAAGCTCTAATTAAGCCTCTGAGCAAATATTCATGTTGTAGTTGCAGTGTTTTTGAATCAGTTTAGTTGTTATTGCTTTAACTGTTTTTAGCCATGATTTCTTCGCAGGGCTCCAAACTAACTGTTTCACTGGTAGCATGGGTGCCACCATCTTTGTCATTTGGTAGCACCTCCCACCTGGTCACGGCAAAACACCTCACTAGCTGAACATGTTCTTATTGATAGACACTACAATTTACCAGTGTTCCCATGTTAGGGAACATACGAggctcagacaggtgtgtgaccgcaaattattttgaaaagagttAAATTAGGGCGCTGTAATTTCaggtttgtccaaaatgaaacggagtgattttttttctacatttcacGTGAATACCGCAGTCCACAGAAGTTCTAAAAGTACCGCTTTCCACTTGTGGTTAATGCCACAGCTGCCTGTACCAGTTAGTGACACCAATACATCTTAATGATCATCATGACTTCGCACAATGCAACCCCTTGAAAATGAAACTCACACACTGTCAAGCAAAGGTCACAAATGCGACCATTTTGGTCTGGAGCCCTGGTTTGTGTTACATTTCGACGGCCCTATAcctgtttcttgtttttcaggTAGTGAGCAGAGAGAGCCTAGAAGCCATGAAAAAGAAGCAGGCTGATATGGAGCAGAACAACCAGAACCCCTGGACCTTCAAGCAGATAGTGCGGGGCAACATGCTGGGTGTCCGGAGGGTGGTCAGCCCCTTCGACGTGCACCACAGTGGACGATTCTCAGGCAAATTTCACTTCCCAGGGAGGGTGTGACAGGCCTGAGGGACAGAACACAGTATCGTACTGCAGACTACATCCAGACCTCGCCATTGAAGAGGCAACCAGAATTTTGAAAGGCGCAAACTTTCAGTCATCTGGAAATCTTcttttggtttctgttttttacGCAACCATGTTTTGACAGTTTGCTCTATTTCTGCTGAAAAAGCTAATAAACTAGattgtgtgtttcagtttcACATTGTGGTTTGAGTTAGTGAATACATGCTGAGGTTGAGTAATTCTGTCTAGACATCAGCAAATAAATGTGAAAGTAGCAAATACTGTACTTGTATACTGTGTAAGTAACACTTTCATAGTAGTACTACGACAACTACTACTCTCTGGACCTAGGGGCAACACGTTGTAATAAGTTAAATACATCTGTAATATGAAATGTGCAAATGCTGGTTTGTCATTTGGTAAAATCTAATGATTTatacaacaaagacaaaaatggaaaaaagtgaaattacGTGGCTGAGATTTGAGATTATGTGCAAAACAGTGTCTTATTCTAGAAATAACTGGCCATGTGCTGTCCTCCGAAgtagtgtttaaaaaaatataaggGCT
This genomic interval from Acanthochromis polyacanthus isolate Apoly-LR-REF ecotype Palm Island chromosome 2, KAUST_Apoly_ChrSc, whole genome shotgun sequence contains the following:
- the mrpl16 gene encoding 39S ribosomal protein L16, mitochondrial; translated protein: MFSLMKAAVGGLTGVCRVNGYKQGPLLCHLKVLVAGLQTYEIPPDYSDVVLPAKPKLKFMNKVPNLKRPRREPKKLRDIQGPTKGADSFTTGQYGIVALGGGYLHWGHIEMIRLTINRKMDARTMFAQWCINGPYKPITRKSLGQRMGGGKGAINHYVTPVRYGRLIVEVGGKVELGEVQHILTEVAKKLPFPAQVVSRESLEAMKKKQADMEQNNQNPWTFKQIVRGNMLGVRRVVSPFDVHHSGRFSGKFHFPGRV